The DNA region ATGAATTAAGTAAATTTAGAACTTATTTTCTGGTCTGCATatacaaattcattttttatacatacataaacacaaaaaagacaaaaatgcttAAATAGAGCAGCtcaaaaacagcacaataacacaactttttctttcaataGTTACAATTTTAAAGGTCCAATAAATGACATTGAGCttcactggatgtcagcaaacaactatttgctgtGTAAAGATATAGCAGAGTAATGAcgacctgagcagtgaatgaagtcacactccctctgcgTATGTTGTTATCCGAGCTtctcagttttttgttttggtagcCACACCGGCCGCACGTGTTAGTGCATGTgcactaaaatatgtttgtgaaaatgtttctgttttggtctgagatgttggtgctatagtgcgtcatctagtggctgaatgtcgTGTACAGCAacagttttaaaatatgatttgttAGAAAGTGGTGCCGAACAATAAATATAGTTATTGTACACATGTGAAAAACTAATGCATACACTTGTTAAAAACAATAACTTTAAACACAAgatccacttactagcttttccTTAAGTTTCAGCtacatctcacagtcttcatcgGTTGATATTAACATtcagctgatgaagaccatgaaaaAGTGGACCTTGCcttaaagttatttttcaactttttaactACTGATTCCAAGGTTGAGACTCAACTTTCAGTCCTAATGTACAAACTAATAAGAGTACTCTAATACATTACAAAGTAACGTGTTATACTGGTTATAACATCCCTTTACCATCAAACTAAACACTCAGTGATGGATAACTTATTCACCTATGATCTCCACAACATGAAGTTGAAGTTTCttcttcagcacattcagcGTGGCTGTGAGAGGTTCTTGGACATCATTTATGAGTCTCAGGTTCTGCTTCGTATCATGAGAGAAGGCCAGCCACATTGTCCCGTACTCCTCTGTGGACACCGCCAAAGGTCTGCACAggacacaaacaggaaagatGTGAAACTAACGTAAGCAACAAACAGTATCATGACTCtgtaaagaaaccagaaaatatttcacCTGACAAAGTTGGTTAAAGGCAGTTTGTATGAGAACTGCACTGCCTGAGGTATCCCGACAGGAACGTGAAAAGACACCGACCCGGCTACTTCAACATGAACGGAAGGCCTCTTCACAGTCAGGGAATACTGACACACCGCTACACTGTGGCTTCTCACCTCCTCCACTGGGCTGTCAGACACACAGGATACCTGAAAAACATTACAAGAAACGGTTCTTTAATATGAAAATCTAATAAGGATTGTATAAGACTTCATTAATGCTTTTCTGCTCAATAATTTACCTCAAGTTCTTCTGAATCAAACTGTAGTAGTATCTGTTGAATGTCAGAGTCAGAGGAGTTGGTCATAAAAACAACTAGCACTAAAGAGTCCTCTTTCTGCACATGACAGGCTGAAAGATCCAGACTTTGGTTGCAGCACAGAGGAGTGATTTCTGAGCAAGACAGTCCAGAGAGCTCTGCAGGAAGATGGGAACTGAGATATGAGTCTTTAGGTCCGTCTGGGTCTTTGTGTGGAGCAGGATCAGCAGCTACCATACCGTTATCCCTGATGAGAGAGGGCTTAGTTCCCTTTATGTTACTGTCTGTTAGTTCCCCTTCTACATCACAGGTGCCATTAGCAGTGGTGAGGCCCTGAGCGAGTTGGGATGTCTGTTTGGGTGAGGAAACGTCCGTTTCAGAGGCGATGTTGGAGTCCAGTAGGTTGTTACACAGCAAGTTATCCACCGTGCTGGGAGACGTGACGAGGGAGTTGGGTATTTGCTCGCTGACACCAGCGGATGAACCCTGACCTTTGGCTTTTCTTCGGAACCTCTGGGGCGTTGGCTCAGACTTTCCCATCTGTGAGAAGGAAAACTTTTAGACATAACAGTCATGTTTACGGTAGTgcacatttattgttttcactGGGTGAATTCACAATAAAAATTATAAAAGGCAACAATATAAACATCAAAATGGCAGAAGGTTGATACTGTAGAGCCAGTAGATCCTGCTCTCCCTGTATCAGATTCCATTCCTCCCCTGTTTGAAACTGATTTGCCAATATAGCCTCAAGACTTGCACAATTTAAATtagcatctttttttcttttcttttctttttttttttttttttttaaatcatgcacTGGGTGAGCCTTCAGGATTTACTCAGCAGATTCATGTTTGTCAAAcggctgcagctgcttcactgtAAGTGACTTCCACATGCCATAAGAGGGCACTAAAATCTTATGGTTATCTATTTTCTTTAATCTCATATTGTCATTATGATATCCCACACATTTATCACGGGTGGCATCTTCCTCAATATTGTTCAGGCCTTTAGAAGACTTTCTAAGCTCACCAAACACGCAGAGCTTTGGGAACTCAGGCCGACAAACAGCGAAGAGGCCAGCTGCTTTTTCTCTTGCTCTGGCTCAGGGGTTGGTATTGGAGTTTGAGTCTGACTATGTGAGCTGTCAGCCTCCTTCTGCTGGCTGGGTGACTGGACTGGACTGGGAACCTCAACCTGGGCAGTTTCCTCCACAGGTTCCTTATGGGCCAGATAGCCCTCCCTCCCCCACACCCTCTTCACTCCATCCAGATTCAGAGTCGTGGAGCTGAAACACAGATGGCAAATCACCAGAGTGAGCTCAAAACAATACAATGCAACATAATTCTGCAAGCAGAGGCATGCATGTTGCGTCCACATACCCTCCTTTGTGCGAGATGTCGGTGCTATCGCCTGACAGACCGGAGCTTATGGACAGCAGCGTAGGAGACTGTCTGTCGGCTATGCTGCAGGAGGACATGCTAATAGGCAGGGACAGGCTGTAGGGCTCCAGGCTCAACGCTgaggcaaacaaaacaaatcaaaacaaggCAGTACACATGTTGCCAAATTTGCAACGGTCTAAATGTTTTAATGGGCTTTACCTTTTGCCTGAGCTAGTTCCTCTTGCCGTTGATGGGGAGGCTTGTATGGAGCAGCACCAGCCGCCAACGCCTCGGACACAAATCCATCCAGAAATGATAAAGAGGAGTCCACCTCGAAAACAACATAATTACAACTGCaagtttacatttattatttaatggGGTGGGAAAAAAGCATTTGGAAAAGCAGTGTTGAGTGTTTAAATGAGATAGAGGTGCAAATAAATACACCTCTATCTCATTTTACACTTTAACTATGATTTGAAACTTTACACCAGTGGAAGCATCTGTGTATCTGTACATTATTCTGGTTGTCAACCCGACACTGCATCTGATACCGAACTGTCCTCTTATCAGTCTGTTCCAGACATGCTCAAACAGCTGCTAACGACTGCACCTAAAACGGTACAATTACAGCTGAGTTGATGATCTCTAATATTTTGTTAAGTACTGTCATTAATCTAATCGACTCTGTGCCAGGGAGAGCAAGCGTATGCAGGTTTTTTCCCAACCATTAGATAATGAGGAGGAGGAACTACAAAGTGACATCATCTGCTGTGGTTTCGAGAGCTGAatcattttacagtaattatggTATTTTATGCCAAATGCCGAGATGTTTCAACAGAAGTAATATTTCAAATCTAATTAAATGACTCCATGTTGTCAATATATCAGGTTTCTATGACTATGGATAGTAAACAACATTACAGTGATAGCATCCTGTGCAATTTAACATCATTATCATAATTGTGCGGCCCTGATTGTGCGTTACCTCCAGGGGCTCCATGTGAGCATCTCGAGGCAGCACCTTGGCTCGTAGTTCAGAGTTGTGGCTGAGGTACTGCAGCTCCTGAGCTCTCTGTCTCAGCACAGTGTCCATGGAGCTGCTGTATGTTTCACaaacctcctgagccacagaaACACCTGCCCCGCCCTCACAGAGCTTGGTCATTGCTATGAGGACCCAGCTCTTTGTTTCACTGCTGGTGTGCTTCATGTCCAACAGCTTGGCCAGCAGTCTCAGCACCGCGGCTGGTTCGAGTTCCTCCATCAAATGAGAGTATTCACCGAGGACCTGTGCATGGTAGAGACGGGGTTAAACTTTAGCGTTCGAAATGCTATGTAGTGAAGTGACACTTTGAGGAACAGGGGAAGGGGTGTACTGTCTTGCTTCTTAACAAACTGACTTAATGCTGCTGGTCATGTTTAAAGctatcttatcttatctctCAAGGCTTAATCTGGCCTCTGGCTGCACTCTTCAATCCCTGTGAGCCGCCTGAGATCTCCTCAACAAGCACTTCTGATCCCTCATCAGAATACACTCAGCTTTTATCGTCTGGATCCTGAGGCTATTATTTAAAGCAGTGGTTTCCGACCTAGACCACTGGCCGCAAAAGGTTGGGAACTATTGATTTAAAGGGCCTGCCCGAGAAAACTCATTCCAACTAAttctttatgatttttttaaacgtTTCTAATGGGGGTTTGCTCTTATTTTCCGCATTTAACTTGCGTTTAAaagcattttgtattttcatccCCTCACATATTTTACTATTCTTATTTCCTGCAGTTTTTAAAGTGATTGGTAaaccctgctctgctctgcattCTTTCCCTTCTTCagcttcttgtttttattttaattacgAGTTTTGACCTTTGACTTTTTCCCTTCTCCATGCACCTTGAAAATAGATGAAGTTGTGCCTactctgcttttattttaatcatgaaAGAATATACCAACTGCTCATAAAGTATCGTGCAAACATCTCTTACCCAGCTGATGACTTGTAGGAAGCGCTGCGGCAGTTTGCCAGGCTCTCCTTGCAGCAGAGAAACATATGAATCCACAGCAAATAGCCTCaacttcctgtcctcctccacaCTGTCAAATCCTGGGCCATTAAAGAGAAATTGAACATTATTAGATTGCGAATGCAAACTGAAATAATCTAATATGACAACACTTGAGTGCTACAGAATAAGCATTTGGGTTATCTCACCCTCAGAAAGCAGTTTAAGGAAATTGTTTGGGATGTCAGGCTGCATCGTGTCTCCACCCAATGAAAACACTGTGTTCATGGTCTCAATGAACCATTCATTGTCTGGTGCATATGTAAAAAGGcttataggaaaaaaaaacacaataaataggAACAAACAAGGTATTAGAAAATATAACAGAATATTAAGTCAATTCAACATTATAGAGAGCAAAGTGTGTGACCATTTTCATTGTCTGCAACCAATAAAACTGTTTGTCTAGATTGTAAACTTCCCagtttttctattattattattattatttcaatgtGTGGGTCATCAGATGTAAATGACagtcatattattattaatattaatactaAACGCTGTCTCTTGCCTCCGCTATCGACACACACAAAAGGATATTTTTCTGCCAGTTCTGCCACCTTCCCCACCAAGTCAATAGTAGTGTAGTCGTCTTTACTGATGCTCAGAAACTCCAGCATCTTCTCAACAATGACCGTGACGTTCTGGGCGTTAGTAATCCGAAACAGCAACTCCAGCACCTGCACAGAAATAAGAGACCCacaatgctgaaaaaaaaacccaaacccgATGACACTAAAATCCAAACTACACCAATATCCGTCTCACCTCACGCTTGATGATGAGGTCAGGGTGATCTAGACACTCTATGATGGTCATCTGATGCTGCAGGGCCAGTTTAGGATCCTGCTGGACCACATAGGTGAGGGCCTTCAAGCCTACAGTTACATCAAATTAACAGAATtactacagtaaatatctgagatcttgattggaaaaaaaatacttcttaCTTAGGATTTCTTTCTTACCAAGATATTTGAGATTAATCTTAGGTGACAGCACAAAGTTGCCGATGCACTTTGCAGCTTTTTCCAAAAGTTCAGATTTGGGATGAAttgtgtaaatacattttacacactcGTATAATATTGctggaaataaagagagatTTGTATAAGTGGCTGATATTGAAATTATTTCAAACAACTAAATTAATCAGAAAACACTATTTTAAATCTAACATACCATAGGTGATGTTATGGTTCATCTCTGCTCTTCGTAAAGACTCGTCAAGGACTTCATACATGATCTCACTTGCGctgtcaaaaaacaaagaacagactCAGAAAATCTACTCGCAAGAAGTTGGGCACAGAGCACAACCACAAGATACTACATCCAATTTATCCGGGGACATAATAAGTGATAATTACCTCTGGTCATTTTTTCCAAGTAAGGACAATATTCTGAGGAGTTGGATTTGAAGCCAGGGAGCAGGAACACTATGATAATTAAAATCCATGGGCAGCTTTCCTCCCACCACCTGCTTCAGTATGGTCACAAAACACGCTGCCAGATCCTTATAACCTTCAGGATTCTCctaaaatgtaagaaaagtaCATGACAGGACTAGATTACACTACAGTAGATCAAACAGAGATGTCTGTATAATGTTTTCTCAGCCTTAACCTTAGAAATAATTACAGAATCCAGAAAAATACCATACTAATTACCGTGATCATCTGTAAGTAGATGTGTAGTGAGGCTGTCATAACACCAGGATCCTTGTCGCACAAAGCTTTGCGAAACTTGTTGTGGATGTGTTGAACTTGATTCGGTGCTATTAGGTAGAATTTGTACAGTGCCAGAACAGCTTTTCGCCGTATGATTTCTCTATAAATACATCATAAGAAACCTCTGTAAGGCATAATATTCAGACAGGTTTATTAATCGAAATGGAGAGGCAAAGAGTATGTCTTACTTTGGGTGAGTGAGTTTCTCTTCCACCAGAGGAAGGATCGCAGGTATCATATCTTTGGGGAACATTTGGCTGACAACAGTTAGAGCCATGCACACTTCAATAAGGTTTGTGCTCTGAAGATcctgaaaacatgtaaaacacattGATGTCCTTTATTCTCATTTAGACTCAAGATGACAAATGCTGTAAAAACTCAAACTGAACACCCACCTTTAATACAGTGTTCACAAGGAGAAGGAGCAGCTCATGACTTTCGTTCAGAAACAAGGAGACAGCGAGGTAACCTGCAGATCACACAAACGTATTGTTGGTACAGGGATGTGTGGGAGGATAGTATCACAGCATCATAGTTAAGTCAGTGTAGTTGTTATGGTGACAAATGAGGACAAGTTCTGCAGAACGGCAACTCTAATTTCgccaattttaaaaacatttgtgctTATTGCAACATGAGCTTTTTGATTGATGAGCTTTGTAATACCTGCAGGCAAGGATTGAGTATAATTAGAAAAGAACATACCAACTCTCTTCTCCAGAGCAGTGCCTTGTTGAGCCAGTTTGATGGCGTGAATATAGCTGAATGAAGCCTCATAACCCAACATTTCACAGTAGATGGCTCTCACCATGAGCTCCTTCATCTGCCTCTGAGGATCATGACACAAGAAAGACACTTCAATACACACATCAATACTTCCAGGTATCACTCAGCCTGTTTTACTAATCTGGTTTCTTGTGCAAAACCAAAATGGGAATAAAAATCCAAAGGTCCATACCATGGAGGTGTTGGGGGATGACACCTGTTCTTTGATAGATGCCAGTTCACGTTGAATGAGTTTCTCTTCCTCCTGAATGGGAGAAACACAGTTGAGGATAACgagcaaaacaaacactgtgttgTGAGGAAGATTGGCACTGAATTGCTCTAATTGATGTCATTAACCATATTAGTTTAATGACCATACTTAAACACTAATGACATCAGATCCTCTTTACATAACCACTGAACATTTTCAAAGGCGTACTGTGCCAATACACTTTGTGTCAAAATTGGTTTAGCTAAGCAATCTATCACAGTGAAAATGTTGTCACAGCTGTATTATCTTTGTGTTGTTATGCAGATATAAACAGTGACAGTTTATAAAGCTGTTCCTGATTCATAAATTCATACGTTTGGGGGAAACTAACTAttgctgagcagcagcaagaatCTCCCAGATTTGCATGATTCTTTTCACAGCGTCCACATACAGTACTGCACAAATGTTTTAGGCACTTTGGATGTTAgcttcttatccattatgcatACCgattattctgcagcatgagaacgaccccaaacatacagccagagtcataaagaactattttcagtgaCAAGAcgaacaaggagtcctgcagcagatggtttggcccccacagcgccctgatctcaacatcacagagtcagtctgggattacatgacgagacagaagcaactgagacgcATGAAttcacagaagaactgtggtaacttctccaagatgcaggaacaaccatCCTGCCAagtaattttaaaaactgtgtgcaggagaggagaactggtgctgttttaaaggcaaagcatTGTCACACCAAATACTGATTTCATTTcggtttcttctgtttactcctctttgtatgaagttaattaatgaataaaaagtatttatggcactatttttgaaagcatcctcactttacttttaatgccTTTGCTCAGTATTGTATGTCTTTCAGGTTTAATACAGAGCAACTTGACGACAGCTGATACCTTGTTGACCACCTCACTGTTGGGTctggttacaggtgcaacagagccAATTTCAGACCAAACCAAACcacacttttcacattttcagccTGGCGTTACATTATTCTTTACTAGTCTACAACATAGTTTCTGTCTGTACCACATTTTGGCAGCTGACGTCAGCAGTTTATCACAGCGCATTACACTTTATCATGAATTATACATTTTGTACTCATCATTGGTCTCTGTATCATAAGGTTGGATGGTCTTCCttacagacaagaagaaaaaaacacctcatgttattcatctataaagctCTACCtcacatctctcctctcatttaaATCTAGGGCTGTGCAATATATCGATATCATATCGATATCAagatatgagactagatattgtCTTGGATTTTGGATAGTGTTGTATCATGATATGGCACAAGTGCTGTCCTTTCCcggttttaaaggctgcattaaaGTGATGTGCTTCTCTGAACTTATCAGACTGTtgtagctgttctattatttgcctttacccacttagtcattacAGCCACATTACTGAcgattatttatcaaaaatctcattgtgttcatattttgtgaaagcaccaatagtcatcaCAACAATGTTATCACAATATAGATATCGAggtatttgttaaaaaaaattgtgatatttgattttgtccatatcgccaAGCTCTATTTAAATCTAGTAACTACAGCACACGATCCAGTAACTACTTAATCTCAGATATCCCTCATGTTTGCACTAATGTTGGCAGAAATAGTTTCAGGTATTATGCACCTTTTAAATTgaatgaactgcaaactgcCCTAAAACTTAAATCTTTCATTCTTCTTGGactttttaaagctgtattatCTAATTTTTTATAATTCttgtaactgatttttttttttatcaattccTTGTTGATTATGTAGttgtgctgtttctgtttgctgattgtgttcttgtcttatgaatgtttcttgttctcatgTCCCTCTgggaaaagagattttaatctcaatgagacttcttgattaaataaagattacattaaaaaaaataaaaaatgaaaatggaaatagcATGAAATTCTGACTTTCCACAAGCACCTGAACGCACCAACAAGGACGATTTTTCAATAACAATTGCTGTTCTGCTCTCAAATGCAagacaataacaacagtaacaaacaaaaatcagtCTAAAAACTTATTAAAGTTGAATAAAGACTACTAAGCGTGTAGTAGAgcttatatataaacatataaacacgTTTTCAGTTAGCATAGTCAGcttagctagctaacgttaaaGCATACCAGCAACAACTGAATAAGGTTGATGTTATTTCTCCTAAACTCCagtttaaaaagacaaactCACATGTTTAGAAGTGAGCTCAGTGATTCCTCTGATGAGGGTTCCCAGTTTTGAGGTGGAGGACAGTTTTGCAGATCCAGGTTGGGAGTCTAAAGACAGGAGGCTCGGCAGAGCTGTCAGAGTCTTCTCCACAACATCGCTCATTTTGGCAGCTGGCTGACTTCCTACAAAATACACTCATTAAATCATCTATCCATCCCAGTCAGACCCCAGTAAACAGAGACTGTGAAGGTAATCtgttaaacacttaaaaagagCACACAAGGCAAAACGCTAGTTAGCCAGTCGGCCATTGTTTTGATTCAGCAGACTGAGGGGtttgttgatgatgtcacttccgGTGGTGTTTGGGAAACTTTATTGAAAATCTTCAGCAAAAACAGTCGCTGCTATTTCTGACCAGCTCAATAAGTTGAAGGATAgagtcacaatttttcaagtctgttatAAAACACCAGTCACCTGACTatatatgaacagtgaaagaggttttcctcgctgtaatccttcctcctgttcacaTTGGCTATTAATAGagccccttcaaatgtgctttcaatgtaagtgatgggggccaaaatccataATGTGTCCACtcagtcattttgtgtaaaaatatatttaatattatttatttttaagaggtttcaacagtctgagttagtcatatcaagtggatatctgccacatttacagtctttttaacgtaactgtaacgttgaaagtaatctacttgatttgactcatttggaagcttaatattagcttcagataaacgtttaaatacatttttgcccAGAAGGAGGCTTGCAGATTGTGGCCTCCATCACTGACATTCTAAGTGCATTATGatgggatcttctaatggtcagtataaacaagaggaatgattaaatctatttcaatgttcactgactattgttttaagacagacttgaaaaatgattaactTAGCCTTTCACAGGAAATAATTATAAACCAGTAAGATAAGCAGTGGAACAATAATTAGAAACACAGTGATGATATTCAAAACTCAGTTTATTATGTTGATAATATTTTGATAAACAGTCCCTTGTATAACTGTACACTAaactacaataaaataattacagtaaatatgaaattaCAGCCACTGGACAACCGCATGAGAAGGAGTACATTCTACGAATTTAAACATGTCATATATTAGCATTTGGATATCTAGTGGGGGACCACAGGTTCAGGGTGTCTGCAGTGACTGAATGTGCACATCGAGCAGTAAGTGGCTTCCATAGCTGGAGACAAACAGAGATGACAGGTAAACCTTATCTTAAGACCATCAGGATGATGATTTatctttaaatgtgctttcttTACATTGGAATAATATCGGCAGGTCAGTTGCTTTCAAAACTGGAGAGGGCTTGTTGGGGGGACAGGGTGTAGAATTAAAAGTACATCAAATTGCTATCTATCTCCAGCTTAAATAAACCATCAGTTTGTACTTTAATCCATATTATCTAATGCCGATATCCATTTTCCAAGATTGTTTGTAAATATTTTGCTGTGTTGTATCCCATTTTCTTCCACAGCCTGCATACCTTCatcatttttgtgcaaaaaaaaaaaaaaatagttaatgTCCTTTATGTGGGCACATACAACACATCACTTTATTGTGTCACTTCTATCCTAGACTGATGCTATTCACTACCAGTGTTATTTTCTGCAATATACATTTTACATCTTAAGTTGTAACTATAAGTACTTCTGTgcaattttctttcaatcataCTGTAATACACGCGTGCCATTTGGTTTAATTACTCTCTGAAATATGTCAGTCTACCCAGGTCATAAGACTGGAGTATATACAATGCTATTGATATGCCCTATGTACAACCAGAGTCTCTATTTCTGTGATTGTACTCTAGCAAACAgaaatgtctgtgtgtcttcagtAGGTCTGTCTACCATTTATTCCTCCATGTCTTCATCCTTAGGCCCAgatctgaaatttaaaaaaattaattatcaTTACAAGATATTTAAAGAGAGGTCAATGCAGATTGCAAAGTTGTCAGATCGGACAATAATAGCGGACATCTCGTACCCGGAGAGTGTGGTCCCAGGAGCCTGTGCAGAAGGCCGTCCCATCTGGGGAAACACGCAGTGTGCTGACACGGTTCTCATGTCCAAACAGAATAGACACCCGCGTTCCTTTGAGAACATCCCAAACATTTATGGTGTAGTCGTTGTAGCCGCCAAACAGTAGCCGgcctaagaaaaaaaaaaaacacacacacacacacacacacaaagcttttAACAGCGTGGCTTTTTTTACAGCATGGTTATTGATTGAACAACCAGAATAATATTGGATgggacgtgtgtgtgtatatcttaCCACTGAGAGAGAAATCAACACTGGAGACTCCAAATATGATGCTCTCTTTGGAATAAATAGCCACTTCTCTGTCTGCCCTCAAGTCGTACAGGCggcactgtaaaaaaataaaggtcAATGTTTGAATTTTCAACAGAGCTGAATATGTTTCCAATAGCACTTTGTATATAGCTGTGGCAGTTAAAATCATGAAATAATATCTGATTACTTACTGTAGCATCATCTGAGCCAGAAGCAAATGCATCTCCACTGGGATAGTAtctaaaaaagagagaagaaacagcTACAGTTAGGAACAATGACAAATGAGTTTTTTAAACCCTCTATGTGATTGTAATATTTCTGACAGTAAGTGACTTTTAGTGGtagcataaaaaacaaaacactgaggCTGACAGTTGATGTTCT from Thunnus albacares chromosome 7, fThuAlb1.1, whole genome shotgun sequence includes:
- the ap4e1 gene encoding AP-4 complex subunit epsilon-1, which translates into the protein MSDVVEKTLTALPSLLSLDSQPGSAKLSSTSKLGTLIRGITELTSKHEEEKLIQRELASIKEQVSSPNTSMRQMKELMVRAIYCEMLGYEASFSYIHAIKLAQQGTALEKRVGYLAVSLFLNESHELLLLLVNTVLKDLQSTNLIEVCMALTVVSQMFPKDMIPAILPLVEEKLTHPKEIIRRKAVLALYKFYLIAPNQVQHIHNKFRKALCDKDPGVMTASLHIYLQMITENPEGYKDLAACFVTILKQVVGGKLPMDFNYHSVPAPWLQIQLLRILSLLGKNDQSASEIMYEVLDESLRRAEMNHNITYAILYECVKCIYTIHPKSELLEKAAKCIGNFVLSPKINLKYLGLKALTYVVQQDPKLALQHQMTIIECLDHPDLIIKREVLELLFRITNAQNVTVIVEKMLEFLSISKDDYTTIDLVGKVAELAEKYAPDNEWFIETMNTVFSLGGDTMQPDIPNNFLKLLSEGFDSVEEDRKLRLFAVDSYVSLLQGEPGKLPQRFLQVISWVLGEYSHLMEELEPAAVLRLLAKLLDMKHTSSETKSWVLIAMTKLCEGGAGVSVAQEVCETYSSSMDTVLRQRAQELQYLSHNSELRAKVLPRDAHMEPLEVDSSLSFLDGFVSEALAAGAAPYKPPHQRQEELAQAKALSLEPYSLSLPISMSSCSIADRQSPTLLSISSGLSGDSTDISHKGGSTTLNLDGVKRVWGREGYLAHKEPVEETAQVEVPSPVQSPSQQKEADSSHSQTQTPIPTPEPEQEKKQLASSLFVGLSSQSSACLMGKSEPTPQRFRRKAKGQGSSAGVSEQIPNSLVTSPSTVDNLLCNNLLDSNIASETDVSSPKQTSQLAQGLTTANGTCDVEGELTDSNIKGTKPSLIRDNGMVAADPAPHKDPDGPKDSYLSSHLPAELSGLSCSEITPLCCNQSLDLSACHVQKEDSLVLVVFMTNSSDSDIQQILLQFDSEELEVSCVSDSPVEEVRSHSVAVCQYSLTVKRPSVHVEVAGSVSFHVPVGIPQAVQFSYKLPLTNFVRPLAVSTEEYGTMWLAFSHDTKQNLRLINDVQEPLTATLNVLKKKLQLHVVEIIGMEGIVACRLLRDQPCLMHCRVHADTLAVWLRSPVPDLPDCLLYHCQRALQEH